A genomic segment from Echeneis naucrates chromosome 20, fEcheNa1.1, whole genome shotgun sequence encodes:
- the atp6v1ab gene encoding V-type proton ATPase catalytic subunit A, translating into MDMSKLPKIRDEERESQFGYVHGVSGPVVTATAMAGAAMYELVRVGHSELVGEIIRLEGDMATIQVYEETSGVSVGDPVLRTGKPLSVELGPGIMGSIFDGIQRPLKDINDITQSIYIPRGVNIGALNRDLKWEFSPSKSLRVGSHITGGDIYGMVLENSLIRHKIMLPPKNRGTVTYVAPPGNYDVTDVVMELEFEGVKEKFTMVQVWPVRQVRPVTEKLPANHPLLTGQRVLDALFPCVQGGTTAIPGAFGCGKTVISQSLSKYSNSDVIIYVGCGERGNEMSEVLRDFPELTMEVDGKTESIMKRTALVANTSNMPVAAREASIYTGITLSEYFRDMGYNVSMMADSTSRWAEALREISGRLAEMPADSGYPAYLGARLASFYERAGRVKCLGNPEREGSVSIVGAVSPPGGDFSDPVTSATLGIVQVFWGLDKKLAQRKHFPSVNWLISYSKYTRALDEYYDKHFPEFVPLRTKAKEILQEEEDLAEIVQLVGKASLAETDKITLEVAKLIKDDFLQQNGYTPYDRFCPFYKTVGILSNMIAFYDMARHAVETTAQSDNKITWAMIREHMGEILYRISSMKFKDPVKDGEAKIKAEYAQLLEDMQNGFRTLEE; encoded by the exons ATGGACATGTCCAAGCTGCCGAAGATCagggatgaggagagagagagccagtttGGATACGTTCATGGCGTCTCCGGACCAG tGGTGACAGCTACAGCCATGGCAGGAGCAGCCATGTATGAGCTGGTTCGTGTCGGCCACAGCGAGCTGGTGGGAGAGATCATTAGGCTGGAGGGTGACATGGCTACCATCCAAGTCTACGAGGAGACAT CTGGCGTGTCTGTAGGAGACCCTGTGCTGCGGACGGGGAAGCCTCTCTCTGTTGAGCTGGGTCCAGGAATCATGGGGTCCATCTTTGATGGCATCCAGCGACCCCTGAAGGATATCAATGACATCACACAAAGTATTTACATCCCCAGAGGTGTTAACATTGGAGCCCTCAACCGTGACCTCAAGTGGGAGTTTTCACCCAGCAAGAGCCTGAGA GTTGGCAGTCACATCACAGGAGGAGACATCTATGGTATGGTGTTGGAGAACTCTCTCATCAGGCACAAGATCATGCTGCCCCCCAAAAACAGAGGCACCGTGACCTACGTGGCTCCCCCTGGAAACTATGATGTCACG GATGTGGTGATGGAGCTGGAGTTTGAGGGGGTGAAGGAAAAGTTTACCATGGTGCAGGTGTGGCCTGTCAGACAAGTGCGGCCTGTCACAGAGAAGCTGCCCGCTAATCACCCGCTGCTGACTGGACAGAGAGTTTTGGATGCCCTTTTCCC ATGTGTGCAGGGAGGAACAACCGCCATCCCAGGAGCCTTTGGTTGTGGTAAAACTGTCATCTCCCAGTCCCTGTCCAAGTACTccaacagtgatgtcatcatctaTGTAGGCTGTGGGGAGAGAGGCAATGAGATGTCAGAAGTACTGCGAGACTTCCCAGAG CTGACCATGGAGGTGgatggaaagacagagagcatCATGAAGAGAACAGCTCTGGTGGCCAACACCTCCAACATGCCTGTAGCTGCCAGAGAAGCCTCCATCTACACAG gaaTCACGCTGTCTGAGTACTTCAGAGACATGGGATACAATGTGAGCATGATGGCCGACTCCACCTCCCGTTGGGCTGAGGCTCTCAGGGAGATTTCTGGCCGTCTGGCTGAGATGCCTGCTG ACAGTGGTTATCCTGCCTACTTGGGTGCTCGTCTGGCCTCCTTCTATGAGCGTGCTGGCAGGGTGAAATGTTTGGGCAACCCTGAGAGAGAGGGCAGTGTCAGTATTGTTGGAGC tgTGTCACCTCCTGGTGGTGACTTCTCTGACCCTGTTACTTCAGCCACACTTGGTATTGTACAG GTCTTCTGGGGTCTGGATAAGAAGCTGGCTCAGAGGAAGCACTTCCCCTCTGTGAATTGGTTGATCAGCTACAGCAAATATACTCGTGCTCTGGATGAGTATTATGACAAGCATTTCCCTGAATTTGTGCCGTTGCGTACCAAGGCCAAAGAaatcctgcaggaggaggaggacctggCTGAGATTGTGCAGCTTGTTGGAAAG GCATCGCTGGCAGAAACTGATAAAATCACCCTGGAAGTGGCTAAACTGATCAAAGATGACTTCCTGCAGCAGAATGGTTATACTCCATATGACAG GTTCTGTCCCTTCTATAAGACTGTGGGCATTCTCTCCAATATGATCGCTTTCTACGACATGGCACGGCACGCAGTGGAGACCACAGCTCAGAGTGACAACAAAATCACCTGGGCCATGATCAGAGAACACATGGGAGAAATCCTCTACAGGATCAGCTCCATGAAATTCAAg gacCCAGTGAAGGATGGCGAGGCTAAAATCAAGGCCGAGTACGCTCAGCTGTTGGAAGACATGCAGAATGGCTTCCGTACGCTGGAGGAATAG